Proteins encoded together in one Lachnospiraceae bacterium JLR.KK008 window:
- a CDS encoding S8 family peptidase, which translates to MADEKLELLLNAALQATPQEREKSEILEIGFDQQTKIWEVIVKYHGDLLFLEELSIGVEPLLAGYAILSVPEEKMTLLSEIEEIEYVEKPKRLYFQVLEGKRASCILPVTIRPPYLNGGGVLIGIADSGIDYTHPDFRNADGKTKITAIWDQSLQADEARGWQPPDGFLTGVEFKSEQIDKALAEDSQAERTRLVPVRDVSGHGTAVAGIAAGSGLGLRPSGSSVQGMALLEGADTGVAPQSDLIIVKLGTPREESFPRTTELMRAVTYLIRKAVAMGRPIAINLSFGNTYGSHDGTSLLERFLDNASEVGRNVICVGSGNEGASRGHVSGNALENTRIELSVGSYETAFSVQIWKNYADTFQIMLMSPDGNSVTFSTDSTGREGLRRIAMGGTELLLYVGEPTPYSAQQEIYLDFLPAGRYVSSGIWAFTITPLKTVTGNYSMYLPSQTTLGSDTRFYRPTPDTTLTIPSTASKVITVGAYDTRNDAYADFSGRGYLFAANAQQRLGIIQSKPDLVAPGVGIVTAAADGGYVTVTGTSFATPFVTGAAALLMEHGIIKGNDPYLYGQKVKAYLQKGARQLPGFAEFPNEMVGYGALCVERSLPG; encoded by the coding sequence ATGGCGGATGAAAAATTAGAACTTTTGCTCAATGCAGCGTTGCAGGCGACTCCGCAGGAACGGGAGAAGTCAGAAATATTGGAGATCGGATTTGATCAGCAGACAAAGATCTGGGAGGTCATCGTGAAATATCACGGTGATCTTCTTTTTTTGGAAGAGCTTTCGATCGGTGTGGAGCCTTTGCTCGCAGGCTATGCGATATTGAGCGTCCCGGAAGAAAAAATGACGTTATTGTCAGAGATTGAAGAGATAGAATATGTGGAAAAACCAAAACGCCTTTATTTTCAGGTTCTGGAAGGAAAACGGGCGTCATGTATCTTGCCGGTAACGATCAGGCCGCCCTATTTGAACGGCGGCGGGGTCCTGATTGGTATTGCCGATTCCGGCATCGATTATACGCATCCTGATTTCAGGAATGCGGATGGCAAAACGAAGATCACAGCCATCTGGGATCAGAGCCTGCAGGCGGACGAGGCGCGGGGGTGGCAGCCGCCGGATGGATTCCTGACCGGAGTCGAATTTAAGTCAGAGCAGATTGACAAGGCGCTTGCGGAGGATTCCCAGGCAGAGCGTACACGGCTTGTGCCAGTGCGCGATGTAAGCGGTCATGGAACAGCGGTCGCGGGGATCGCGGCGGGCAGCGGCCTGGGACTGCGCCCATCAGGCAGCAGCGTACAGGGGATGGCACTTCTGGAAGGTGCCGACACGGGCGTGGCGCCGCAGAGTGATCTGATCATAGTCAAACTGGGTACGCCGCGGGAAGAATCTTTTCCGAGGACGACAGAACTGATGCGGGCAGTGACTTATCTGATCAGGAAGGCGGTCGCCATGGGAAGACCGATCGCGATAAATCTCAGTTTTGGCAATACATATGGCTCTCATGACGGCACTTCTTTGCTGGAACGGTTTCTGGACAATGCGTCTGAAGTGGGAAGAAATGTGATCTGCGTGGGTAGTGGGAATGAGGGGGCTTCCAGAGGACATGTATCTGGTAATGCGCTGGAAAATACGAGGATAGAATTGTCGGTAGGGAGTTATGAAACTGCATTCAGCGTACAGATCTGGAAAAACTATGCGGATACCTTTCAGATTATGCTGATGTCTCCGGATGGCAATTCTGTGACGTTTTCCACGGACAGTACAGGTCGGGAAGGTCTGAGGCGTATTGCCATGGGCGGGACAGAGCTTCTTCTCTATGTGGGGGAACCGACGCCGTATTCAGCGCAGCAGGAGATCTACCTGGATTTTTTGCCGGCCGGCCGGTATGTGAGCAGTGGCATATGGGCGTTTACGATAACACCACTGAAGACAGTTACGGGTAATTACAGTATGTATCTGCCAAGTCAGACGACGTTGGGTTCGGATACGAGGTTTTACCGTCCGACGCCGGACACGACGCTGACGATTCCGTCCACGGCGTCTAAAGTGATCACGGTGGGTGCCTACGATACGAGGAATGACGCCTATGCCGACTTCTCCGGCCGGGGCTATCTGTTTGCGGCGAATGCACAGCAGCGCCTGGGCATCATTCAGAGTAAACCGGACCTGGTAGCGCCGGGGGTAGGAATCGTGACAGCCGCGGCAGATGGAGGCTATGTCACAGTCACCGGCACTTCCTTTGCCACGCCGTTTGTCACCGGAGCGGCGGCCCTGTTGATGGAGCATGGGATTATCAAGGGAAATGACCCCTATCTGTATGGGCAGAAGGTGAAGGCCTATCTGCAAAAAGGAGCAAGGCAACTGCCGGGATTTGCGGAATTTCCGAATGAGATGGTCGGGTATGGAGCGCTTTGTGTGGAAAGGAGTCTGCCGGGGTAG
- a CDS encoding GHKL domain-containing protein: protein MLGGPVYIALIRFLVSLFGVIVLYLLMSEPRFSRIKTVLGYACFVCAVTLLGCGWYAVHWESFVRMGAIFMYFCFAGFSLYMCKGPIFLQVYKLALIYYLMGIFLISSIEIATIFFNENVWVDIVMRIILIIIMVILIDKKMKKDFRGFGNYVESELDRFSAVLMIISILCGIGFILNPNIRDHTPYRLYQIIINFFLIGSLQFQAFRLYLHIGKEKEYQREYQLMQMNHRLLERNVELMEESVEAGKRLRHDARHHNAVIAEYVRRGQNEELLRYLKEYEQEMDDSAVKTICANMAVNNVLSAYTRRAEREEIEVTLDVELGKELAIPNIDLVAILANAYENAIFGCMEVKKQAQGRECFIHLAIKRKRNKLVICCSNTCRRETAFRNGQPKPEFTGGVGVLSITKTADKFDGEYDFKNDDGVFVFRLVMNIPPEEEKGKGENNRN, encoded by the coding sequence ATGTTAGGTGGCCCGGTATATATTGCATTGATTCGTTTTCTGGTCAGTCTCTTTGGGGTGATCGTGTTATATCTGCTGATGAGCGAACCACGGTTCAGCAGGATAAAGACGGTGCTTGGCTATGCCTGCTTCGTTTGCGCTGTTACTTTGCTGGGCTGTGGCTGGTATGCAGTCCACTGGGAGAGCTTTGTGAGGATGGGAGCCATTTTCATGTATTTTTGTTTTGCGGGCTTTTCTCTCTATATGTGCAAGGGGCCGATCTTCTTGCAGGTATATAAGCTGGCGTTGATCTATTATCTGATGGGCATCTTTCTGATCAGCAGCATTGAGATCGCCACGATATTTTTTAACGAGAATGTCTGGGTGGATATTGTCATGCGGATCATTCTGATTATAATAATGGTAATATTGATCGACAAAAAGATGAAAAAGGATTTTCGCGGATTTGGCAATTATGTGGAGAGCGAACTTGACCGGTTCAGCGCCGTACTTATGATCATTAGTATTCTCTGCGGGATCGGGTTTATTCTCAATCCGAACATACGCGATCACACACCGTATCGGTTATATCAGATCATTATCAATTTCTTCCTGATCGGTTCACTGCAGTTCCAGGCGTTCCGTCTGTATCTGCATATCGGCAAAGAAAAAGAATATCAGAGAGAATATCAGTTGATGCAGATGAACCATCGGCTGCTGGAGCGGAATGTGGAACTGATGGAAGAATCGGTAGAGGCGGGTAAAAGGCTTCGTCATGATGCCAGGCATCACAATGCTGTCATTGCAGAGTATGTGCGCAGAGGACAGAATGAAGAGCTGCTGCGATATTTAAAAGAATATGAACAGGAGATGGACGACAGCGCCGTAAAGACGATCTGTGCCAATATGGCTGTCAATAACGTGCTCTCGGCCTATACAAGAAGAGCCGAGAGAGAAGAGATCGAGGTTACACTGGATGTGGAGCTCGGCAAAGAGTTGGCAATACCAAATATTGATCTGGTAGCGATATTGGCCAATGCCTATGAAAATGCCATTTTTGGCTGTATGGAGGTGAAGAAGCAGGCACAGGGACGGGAGTGCTTCATTCATCTGGCGATTAAGAGAAAGCGAAATAAGCTCGTCATCTGTTGCAGCAATACTTGCAGAAGGGAGACAGCGTTTCGAAACGGGCAGCCGAAGCCGGAGTTCACAGGTGGAGTCGGTGTGCTCAGCATTACGAAGACAGCAGACAAGTTTGACGGAGAATATGATTTTAAAAATGACGATGGCGTGTTTGTGTTCCGTCTGGTCATGAATATTCCACCCGAAGAAGAGAAGGGGAAGGGAGAAAACAACCGGAACTGA
- a CDS encoding methyl-accepting chemotaxis protein has product MVKTIKGRLTFSVIGIVAVSILLTVAGSITASGERLIEGQTQALRLNAEKYAEEINTWIENEKMLASGAAASIEAGERVDTDFLQSVVDTHAADRSEILNLYCGTEDSRFIQSNKEAEIPEGYDPVERGWYGQAVEAGTVIVTDPYWDVMTNQMCTTIAAPVYIQHELAGVIGLDVTLATVTELTGSINYEQGVYGFLADSSGQYIAHKNKEYEPTADVAVPVTDILPQLGEMMEGTDNSVRKLTDYDGSECFFALSEITGSGWKLGVVVPADHVMAPLTAMVMVAVVIALGIILFVTVFMAGLIGRMLAPIQMLKQFASGDFSENQVTGSAIPKEYRSETQQIRIATTEVRQQIREIILNTKRQAGNISEIADSTSAQMTTLSRNIAGISELVSQVMRQTERAKELTESINENGEELQEAVEDVAKKAGEAARQSCEIMDRAARQHETSSQSAREAVTLYENTKGELEQAITDSQKVQEISILTEEILAISSQTNLLALNASIEAARAGEAGKGFAVVAEEIRQLADNSRKTVDKIQKVTEGVVQNVAFLSASAEKLLEFMNGKVMEDYRGMTELAQAYQQDAVFYNDISSDLGASSGEMRVSMTGINESIRAITELVAGIAQYMGSMEQSAGDSDKNSQAVMGQMEELFRLSGLLKQTVASFKI; this is encoded by the coding sequence GTGGTAAAGACAATTAAAGGCAGGCTCACGTTCAGTGTGATCGGTATTGTCGCGGTAAGTATTCTTTTGACAGTGGCGGGAAGTATCACTGCTTCGGGTGAACGTCTGATTGAAGGACAGACGCAGGCACTGCGGTTAAACGCGGAAAAATATGCGGAAGAGATCAACACATGGATTGAGAATGAAAAGATGCTTGCGTCGGGGGCAGCTGCCAGCATCGAGGCCGGAGAGAGGGTGGACACTGATTTTCTGCAATCGGTGGTGGATACCCATGCCGCAGACAGATCGGAGATTCTGAATCTGTACTGTGGAACAGAAGACAGCAGGTTCATCCAGTCAAACAAAGAGGCAGAGATACCGGAGGGATATGATCCGGTCGAGCGTGGATGGTACGGACAGGCGGTGGAAGCAGGAACGGTCATCGTGACAGATCCATATTGGGATGTGATGACGAATCAGATGTGTACGACGATTGCAGCGCCAGTCTACATACAACATGAACTGGCAGGTGTGATCGGCCTGGATGTGACGCTTGCCACAGTGACGGAGCTGACGGGAAGTATCAATTATGAACAGGGAGTATATGGGTTTCTGGCGGACAGCAGCGGTCAATATATAGCGCATAAAAATAAAGAATACGAGCCGACGGCAGACGTGGCTGTTCCGGTTACGGATATTCTGCCGCAACTGGGAGAAATGATGGAGGGAACTGACAATAGTGTCAGGAAATTGACAGACTATGATGGCAGTGAATGTTTCTTTGCCTTGTCCGAAATAACGGGAAGCGGCTGGAAGCTGGGAGTGGTCGTTCCGGCGGATCATGTGATGGCGCCTCTGACTGCCATGGTTATGGTGGCAGTCGTGATCGCGCTGGGAATTATTTTATTCGTGACGGTGTTTATGGCAGGACTGATCGGCAGAATGCTGGCGCCGATACAGATGTTAAAGCAGTTTGCCTCCGGAGATTTTTCGGAGAATCAGGTCACTGGCAGTGCGATTCCCAAAGAGTACAGAAGCGAGACACAGCAGATCAGGATCGCGACGACAGAGGTGAGACAACAGATCCGGGAGATTATTTTAAATACAAAAAGGCAGGCAGGGAATATCAGCGAGATCGCAGACAGTACATCTGCACAGATGACGACGCTAAGCCGGAATATTGCCGGCATTTCAGAACTGGTGAGCCAGGTCATGAGACAGACTGAGCGGGCGAAGGAGCTGACAGAGAGCATCAATGAGAATGGAGAAGAGCTGCAGGAGGCCGTAGAGGATGTGGCGAAAAAGGCCGGAGAAGCGGCGCGGCAGTCGTGTGAGATCATGGACCGGGCGGCCAGGCAGCATGAAACCTCCAGTCAGTCTGCCCGGGAGGCAGTGACACTGTATGAGAATACGAAGGGAGAACTGGAACAGGCGATTACTGACAGTCAGAAAGTACAGGAGATCAGTATTTTGACAGAGGAAATTCTTGCGATCAGTTCTCAGACAAATTTACTGGCGCTGAACGCTTCGATTGAGGCGGCGAGGGCCGGAGAGGCAGGAAAGGGATTTGCCGTTGTTGCGGAGGAAATCCGGCAGCTGGCAGATAATTCCAGAAAGACGGTGGACAAAATTCAGAAAGTGACAGAAGGAGTCGTACAAAATGTTGCCTTTTTGTCTGCCAGTGCGGAAAAGCTGTTGGAATTTATGAACGGAAAGGTCATGGAAGATTACAGGGGAATGACAGAGCTGGCACAGGCGTATCAGCAGGATGCGGTATTTTACAACGATATTTCCAGTGATCTTGGAGCTTCTTCCGGGGAGATGCGTGTCAGCATGACCGGAATCAACGAATCGATCAGGGCGATCACAGAACTGGTGGCGGGTATCGCACAATATATGGGGAGTATGGAGCAGTCTGCGGGGGACTCTGATAAAAACTCTCAGGCAGTGATGGGACAGATGGAAGAATTGTTCCGCCTCAGCGGGCTCTTGAAACAAACGGTAGCATCTTTTAAAATATAA